A window of Chitinivorax sp. B genomic DNA:
GCCGTCTCTCAATGCATGACCCCGCCGTCCCGCAATTGCGGGGATGGTCAGTGCATGGACACATCACCGAATATCAGGAGAAGGTCATGCCTAAGTCCTTGCTGCTGGTCACTTGCCTGGCGATCAGTCTGGGTTCCACCGCATTTGCCGTCGATATCCGCACGGCTGCACAGGTGGATTCTGAACCCAAGTTTGTCACCCTCAATGGTGCAGTATCCGGTATCTGTGTCGAGGTCATGCGAGCCGTCGAGAAAACGGATCCATCCCTGAAATTTGTCGGCGATCAAAACATGACACCGTTGGCTCGTATCGAGTCCGCCTTGGAAGGAGGCGCATTAGATGCCGCTTGCGGCCTGGCCCGCAATAAGGAGCGGGAAGGCAAGTTCCTGTTTGCCACAACCCCGCTCTTCCCGGTGAACTGGCAACTGGCCGTGCGTGCCAATGACAATGTACAGATCAGCAGTTGGGATGACGTCAAGAAACTGGCGCCAGACAATGTGATTCTGATCAATTTTGGTAGTGGCGCCATCAAACGGGTGGAAGCAGTAGGTGGTCTAAAACTGGATACTGCGGGCAAGACCACCAACGATAACCTGCAAAAACTGGAAGCCGGCCGTGGGCGGTTCTTTTACTATCGCAGCCCTGGCTTCAAATCTGAACTGAAGGCCCATGCTGGCAAGTTCCGCATCCTACCTGCCGTGCTGGATTCCTC
This region includes:
- a CDS encoding transporter substrate-binding domain-containing protein; protein product: MPKSLLLVTCLAISLGSTAFAVDIRTAAQVDSEPKFVTLNGAVSGICVEVMRAVEKTDPSLKFVGDQNMTPLARIESALEGGALDAACGLARNKEREGKFLFATTPLFPVNWQLAVRANDNVQISSWDDVKKLAPDNVILINFGSGAIKRVEAVGGLKLDTAGKTTNDNLQKLEAGRGRFFYYRSPGFKSELKAHAGKFRILPAVLDSSPFFMMFGKHVAKETVDKFDKALQQLSKQGDLAKLVDKWDEY